The Calorimonas adulescens genome has a segment encoding these proteins:
- a CDS encoding cation diffusion facilitator family transporter, with translation MEEANYRELLKVNVVVLLLNLLVCIAKIVVGNAINSISMVADGYHSLTDMGNNIIGIVGINFAYRPSDEKHPYGHKKIETMVTLIIAAALLVLCYEVTIGAIKRFKQPVAVDTNLYSILVMAATILINIFVAMYEKKKADTLKSDFLASDSIHTTSDVLVSVSVIVGLILSRYGLSIADVIISIFIVIMIGRAAFEILSKSTGVLMDSVVLDEKDIERLVLSVDGVKSCHKIRTRGREDDIKVDLHVLVGNDMNVYDAHEISEVIEERLRGKFPGITDVTIHIEPESNDKQS, from the coding sequence ATGGAAGAAGCCAATTACAGAGAGCTGCTGAAGGTCAATGTTGTGGTATTATTGCTTAATTTGCTGGTATGTATTGCAAAGATAGTTGTGGGCAATGCGATAAATTCAATAAGCATGGTGGCCGACGGCTATCACTCGCTGACGGACATGGGCAATAATATAATTGGTATCGTGGGTATAAATTTTGCATACAGGCCATCAGATGAGAAACACCCTTACGGACACAAAAAGATTGAGACTATGGTAACTTTAATCATTGCTGCAGCATTGCTTGTACTGTGCTATGAAGTGACCATCGGTGCCATTAAAAGGTTTAAACAACCTGTTGCTGTTGACACCAATCTATATAGCATACTCGTCATGGCTGCCACTATTCTAATAAATATTTTCGTAGCAATGTATGAAAAAAAGAAAGCTGACACGCTGAAGAGCGACTTTCTGGCTTCAGATTCTATTCATACAACAAGCGATGTGCTGGTGTCGGTGTCTGTTATTGTTGGGTTAATCTTATCAAGGTATGGGCTTTCAATTGCGGATGTCATTATCTCTATATTTATTGTAATTATGATAGGACGGGCGGCATTTGAGATTTTATCCAAGAGTACAGGTGTTTTGATGGATTCTGTAGTGCTGGATGAAAAGGATATAGAGAGGCTTGTACTGAGTGTAGACGGTGTAAAGTCATGCCATAAGATAAGGACAAGAGGAAGAGAGGATGATATCAAGGTTGACCTCCATGTGCTTGTGGGAAATGATATGAATGTATACGATGCCCATGAGATTAGTGAGGTAATTGAGGAAAGATTGCGAGGAAAATTCCCTGGTATAACCGATGTCACCATCCATATTGAACCAGAGAGTAATGATAAACAATCTTGA
- a CDS encoding small, acid-soluble spore protein, alpha/beta type, producing the protein MSRRRSIMSDELKYELARELGVDDIVAREGWGSVSSRNCGNLVRLAIERAEKSIASKYSGGPEAGE; encoded by the coding sequence ATGTCCCGAAGGCGTAGTATAATGTCCGACGAGCTAAAGTATGAACTTGCCAGAGAATTAGGTGTTGACGATATAGTAGCAAGAGAAGGATGGGGTAGTGTATCTTCCAGAAACTGTGGCAACCTGGTGAGGCTTGCTATAGAGAGGGCTGAGAAGAGCATTGCCAGTAAGTACAGTGGTGGCCCTGAGGCCGGGGAGTGA
- a CDS encoding D-alanine--D-alanine ligase family protein translates to MPLKLGVLFGGQSGEHEVSLMSAASVMKNIDRQKFEIIPIGITKNGHWYLYKGDIDDIQNGNWLDNSYKAILPPDPSYHGLIYFVNGEIKIERLDAVFPVLHGPRGEDGTIQGLLELANIPYVGAGVTSSAVGMDKVFTKKLLEHAGLPIVPYLVFTKKQWYGQSEDVAENIETRLGYPNFVKPANLGSSVGITKVHDRVELTEALNLAARYDRKIIVEKSINCKDVECSVLGNENPRASTVGEIMPAREFYDYQAKYCDTATRLLIPAQLPDEKIEEIRTLAVKAYKVLDCQGMARVDFFYENGTGNVYVNELNTIPGFTHVSMYPKLWEASGLAYGKLLEDLIDLALERFQDVH, encoded by the coding sequence ATGCCTTTGAAGTTGGGGGTTTTATTCGGTGGACAATCTGGAGAACATGAAGTGTCTCTGATGTCTGCAGCCTCGGTTATGAAGAACATAGATAGGCAAAAGTTTGAGATAATACCTATAGGGATAACAAAAAACGGGCACTGGTATCTATACAAAGGGGATATAGACGACATACAAAACGGTAATTGGTTGGATAATTCATATAAGGCCATACTTCCACCAGACCCATCATATCATGGACTTATTTATTTTGTAAATGGTGAGATTAAGATAGAACGTCTGGATGCGGTCTTTCCAGTCTTGCACGGGCCGAGAGGTGAGGATGGCACGATACAGGGACTTTTAGAGCTGGCGAATATACCGTATGTGGGGGCTGGTGTCACATCTTCTGCTGTGGGAATGGATAAGGTTTTTACCAAAAAGCTGTTAGAACACGCTGGACTCCCGATAGTACCGTATCTGGTATTTACGAAAAAACAGTGGTATGGGCAGAGCGAAGATGTCGCAGAGAATATAGAAACAAGGCTGGGATATCCTAACTTTGTAAAGCCGGCTAATCTTGGGTCCAGTGTGGGTATTACAAAGGTTCATGACAGGGTGGAGCTCACGGAGGCATTGAATTTAGCGGCAAGATATGACAGAAAAATTATTGTAGAAAAGTCAATAAACTGTAAAGATGTGGAATGTTCTGTGCTTGGAAACGAAAATCCTCGTGCATCAACAGTTGGAGAAATAATGCCGGCCAGGGAGTTTTATGACTATCAGGCTAAATACTGTGATACAGCTACGAGGCTGTTGATACCTGCCCAGTTGCCCGATGAAAAGATAGAGGAGATAAGAACCTTAGCTGTAAAGGCTTATAAAGTCCTTGACTGTCAGGGTATGGCCAGGGTTGACTTTTTTTATGAGAATGGTACGGGGAATGTATATGTTAACGAACTAAACACCATACCGGGTTTTACTCATGTGAGTATGTACCCCAAATTATGGGAAGCGTCAGGCCTGGCCTACGGAAAGCTCTTAGAAGATCTAATTGATTTGGCCCTGGAGAGGTTTCAAGATGTTCATTAA
- the sleB gene encoding spore cortex-lytic enzyme → MQKRYKQLVLLVIFVITVLIGGVAYSATLSWGSKGSEVLEAQRRLKNWGYYTGPLDGVYGAKMYQAVVRFQKKNGLTPDGVIGNATKRALGMRITPAAATTPSRGISSRDDYTLLARLIHGEARGEPYIGKVAVGAVVLNRVKSSKFPNTISGVIFQPGAFTAVADGQIWLNPDDESLRAARDALNGWDPSGGALYYYNPAKTTSGWIWSRPVITVIGKHRFAR, encoded by the coding sequence ATGCAGAAAAGATATAAGCAGTTGGTATTGCTAGTAATTTTTGTGATAACTGTATTGATTGGAGGCGTGGCATACAGTGCCACGCTCTCCTGGGGGTCTAAAGGCAGCGAAGTGCTTGAGGCTCAGAGGAGACTGAAGAACTGGGGATACTATACAGGCCCCCTGGACGGGGTCTATGGCGCTAAGATGTATCAGGCTGTTGTAAGATTTCAGAAAAAGAATGGCCTTACACCCGATGGCGTCATAGGAAATGCCACCAAGAGGGCACTTGGTATGAGGATAACACCAGCGGCTGCCACAACACCATCCAGAGGTATATCCAGCAGGGACGACTACACTCTTCTGGCCAGGCTAATACATGGAGAAGCGCGGGGAGAACCATACATTGGAAAGGTTGCCGTTGGTGCTGTTGTGTTAAACAGGGTGAAGAGTTCAAAATTTCCAAACACCATATCAGGCGTAATATTTCAGCCCGGTGCCTTTACAGCGGTTGCCGACGGACAGATATGGTTAAATCCAGACGATGAGTCCCTCAGGGCGGCAAGAGATGCCCTGAACGGATGGGACCCTTCGGGAGGGGCGCTCTATTACTATAATCCTGCCAAGACGACCAGTGGCTGGATATGGTCAAGACCAGTCATAACAGTAATAGGTAAACACAGGTTTGCGAGGTGA
- a CDS encoding efflux RND transporter periplasmic adaptor subunit: protein MKKFFLTLTALILILSLAGCSARTNSTQNEGVVTATQKVTRGPIEIKISGSGTLEPADEETIRLRRSGKLVQVNFKEGDVVKKGDLMYVIEDDNVALSLKQSELNLKQLNLEMEDLNKQKAGEKVTSPIDGRITAINVNEGDSVNNGTVIATIESDNYFKFTAGISQTEIGKIKVGQSVNVFLPDYLASLTGTVTSVDSSPQPTSGGGIIYNVEVQVKNPGSLKGGEKVNATIITSSGNVQAFTTTALERAEVENVKAVLAGDIEKLYVKANDTVKRGQLLATIHSDSIDSQIELQKMKIEQAMADIESKQQELKDMYVYAPISGTIVEQNVNVGDDLSSLDTSSDTVDARIVDYSSMNVVIPVDEMDVGKLKVGQEVIITSDAVQGKTFKGVISDIADEGKAENGVSTFDVKVTMDKTPELKAGMTVNADIVLEKKDNVLLVPIEALKYQGQQPYVTKVGSTEPVKVEIGLTNEQYAEVISGLNEGDEVEVTVSSGGSSFRMGPRGGEVRVSGSSGQ from the coding sequence GTGAAGAAATTCTTTTTAACATTAACTGCATTGATTTTAATACTTTCACTGGCTGGCTGTTCGGCCAGAACAAATAGTACACAAAATGAAGGTGTGGTTACAGCTACACAGAAGGTGACAAGGGGGCCCATTGAAATCAAGATCAGCGGTTCGGGGACACTGGAGCCGGCTGATGAGGAGACAATAAGGCTCAGGAGAAGTGGGAAGCTGGTTCAGGTCAACTTCAAAGAGGGTGATGTGGTAAAGAAAGGGGACCTGATGTATGTAATAGAAGACGACAATGTGGCCCTTTCTCTTAAACAGTCAGAGCTCAACCTGAAGCAGCTCAATCTTGAAATGGAAGACCTGAATAAACAGAAGGCCGGGGAGAAGGTAACATCACCAATAGACGGAAGGATCACGGCTATAAATGTCAATGAGGGTGATTCTGTAAATAATGGTACGGTTATTGCAACCATCGAGTCCGATAACTATTTCAAGTTTACTGCTGGAATATCACAGACAGAGATAGGGAAAATAAAGGTTGGTCAGAGTGTAAATGTATTTTTGCCGGATTATCTTGCAAGCCTGACAGGTACGGTCACAAGTGTTGACAGCAGCCCACAGCCGACCTCAGGCGGCGGGATTATATATAATGTGGAGGTACAGGTTAAAAATCCCGGCAGCTTAAAAGGTGGCGAAAAAGTGAATGCAACGATAATAACTTCATCGGGCAACGTACAGGCGTTTACAACAACTGCCTTAGAGAGGGCAGAGGTAGAGAATGTAAAGGCAGTGCTTGCCGGTGATATAGAAAAGCTGTATGTAAAGGCAAATGATACAGTGAAAAGAGGCCAGCTGTTGGCAACCATACACTCAGACAGCATTGATAGCCAGATAGAGCTTCAAAAGATGAAGATAGAACAGGCCATGGCAGACATTGAGTCCAAGCAGCAGGAATTGAAAGATATGTATGTCTACGCACCGATTTCAGGGACCATAGTTGAACAGAATGTAAATGTAGGAGATGACCTTTCCAGTTTAGATACAAGCAGTGACACTGTGGATGCGCGCATAGTGGACTATAGTTCTATGAATGTGGTCATACCTGTAGATGAAATGGATGTGGGCAAGCTCAAAGTGGGCCAGGAGGTCATTATAACATCTGATGCTGTGCAGGGCAAGACCTTTAAAGGTGTAATATCGGATATAGCCGATGAAGGTAAGGCAGAGAATGGGGTATCAACCTTTGATGTAAAGGTGACTATGGATAAGACTCCGGAGCTCAAGGCAGGCATGACGGTTAATGCTGATATTGTACTGGAAAAGAAGGATAATGTGCTTCTTGTGCCCATAGAGGCGTTAAAATATCAGGGACAGCAGCCTTACGTCACAAAGGTTGGGTCAACCGAACCTGTAAAGGTAGAGATAGGGCTTACAAATGAGCAGTATGCAGAGGTTATATCAGGGCTCAATGAAGGGGATGAGGTTGAGGTTACTGTCAGCTCCGGGGGCAGCAGTTTCCGGATGGGACCGCGAGGCGGCGAGGTAAGAGTCAGCGGAAGTTCTGGCCAATGA
- a CDS encoding DUF1934 domain-containing protein, translating into MAKAWVRAKGTQISPHGEESIELTTEAELYKNRGNYYIVYRSSPDTITTLKIERDRVVVYNSGRHNSKLVFEKDKKNVSPYVTSDGIFDLGVIGKKMHIDIGSTGGEVNLKYHLELNNRYVSTNELKLTVREVN; encoded by the coding sequence ATGGCAAAGGCATGGGTAAGAGCTAAGGGCACCCAAATCTCACCCCATGGTGAAGAAAGCATCGAACTTACTACGGAGGCTGAACTTTATAAAAACAGGGGCAACTATTACATAGTTTACAGGAGCAGTCCAGACACCATTACCACGCTGAAGATTGAAAGGGACAGGGTAGTGGTGTATAACAGTGGAAGGCATAATTCAAAACTTGTGTTTGAAAAAGATAAGAAGAACGTCAGTCCCTATGTAACTTCTGATGGGATTTTTGACCTTGGGGTAATAGGAAAGAAAATGCACATAGATATTGGCAGTACAGGTGGAGAGGTTAACCTTAAGTATCACCTGGAGTTAAATAACAGGTATGTCAGTACCAATGAATTAAAGTTGACAGTAAGGGAGGTCAATTGA
- the argS gene encoding arginine--tRNA ligase, with amino-acid sequence MYSIFKIHKDIKNAIKASLEKIALESGIDLEGLPVPELEVPKDRSFGDYATNVAMTSSKIFGKKPRELAELIVSNFPEVRYVSSIEIAGPGFINFKLDKTWLYDVLREISSMGQDYGNLDVGKGERVQIEFVSANPTGPMHLGNARGGAIGDVLASIMQKAGYYVEREFYINDAGNQVEKFGASLEARYLQLLGRDAKVPEDGYHGEDLVDLMREYIEEKGESALALSSEDRQRVLREWALEKNINRMHEDLEAYGIHYDVWFRESSLYESGEVDTVISELKANGYTYDKDGALWFKATEFGADKDDVLVRANGIPTYFASDIAYHRNKFVERGFDRVIDIWGADHAGHVGRMKAAMKALGIEPDRLTVILMQLVRLKMGGEFARMSKRKGNMVTLRDLVDAVGRDAVRFLFNMRSSDSQFEFDMDLAIRESSENPVFYAQYAHARICSILRNAESIGITVPDIDDVDLYHLNKDEEFSLMEKLASYPEEIGQAALRLEPYRLTHYALDLATLFHSFYTVCRVIGEEEGVMKARLVLIDSTRKVLANALAVLGVSAPEKM; translated from the coding sequence ATGTATAGTATTTTTAAGATACATAAAGACATAAAAAATGCTATAAAGGCATCTTTAGAAAAAATAGCCCTGGAATCGGGGATTGATTTAGAAGGATTGCCGGTACCGGAACTGGAGGTGCCAAAGGATAGAAGCTTTGGGGATTATGCTACCAATGTGGCCATGACATCATCTAAGATTTTCGGCAAAAAACCGCGTGAGCTGGCCGAGCTTATTGTTTCCAATTTTCCGGAGGTAAGGTATGTGTCGTCTATTGAGATAGCAGGTCCTGGCTTTATAAACTTCAAGCTGGATAAGACATGGCTTTATGATGTCCTCAGGGAAATAAGCTCTATGGGTCAGGACTATGGCAACTTAGATGTTGGTAAGGGTGAGAGGGTGCAGATAGAGTTTGTGTCTGCCAACCCTACGGGGCCCATGCATCTCGGCAATGCAAGAGGTGGGGCTATAGGCGATGTGCTGGCATCTATTATGCAAAAGGCTGGATATTATGTGGAAAGGGAGTTTTACATAAACGATGCAGGAAACCAGGTAGAAAAATTTGGGGCATCGTTGGAGGCAAGATACCTGCAGCTTTTAGGCCGTGATGCCAAAGTGCCCGAGGACGGTTATCACGGCGAGGACCTGGTGGACCTTATGAGGGAATATATCGAGGAGAAAGGTGAGAGCGCCCTTGCGTTAAGCTCTGAGGACAGGCAGCGTGTACTCAGGGAATGGGCGTTGGAGAAAAACATAAATAGAATGCATGAGGACCTTGAGGCATATGGCATCCACTATGATGTCTGGTTCAGGGAGAGTTCCCTCTATGAGAGCGGAGAGGTGGACACTGTAATCTCGGAGCTTAAAGCCAATGGCTATACCTATGATAAGGATGGTGCACTCTGGTTTAAGGCAACAGAATTTGGAGCTGATAAGGATGATGTGCTGGTCAGGGCCAACGGCATACCGACATATTTTGCCTCTGATATAGCCTACCACAGGAACAAGTTTGTAGAAAGGGGTTTTGACAGGGTAATTGATATCTGGGGCGCAGACCATGCCGGCCATGTGGGCAGGATGAAGGCTGCCATGAAGGCACTTGGCATTGAACCCGATAGGCTTACCGTTATACTGATGCAGCTTGTGAGGTTGAAGATGGGTGGAGAATTTGCCAGGATGTCAAAGAGAAAGGGCAACATGGTGACTCTGCGTGACCTGGTGGATGCCGTTGGGAGGGATGCCGTGAGGTTTTTGTTTAATATGCGGTCTTCAGACTCTCAGTTTGAGTTTGATATGGACCTGGCTATAAGGGAGAGCAGTGAGAACCCCGTGTTTTATGCTCAGTATGCCCATGCCAGAATCTGCAGTATACTGAGAAATGCAGAGTCAATAGGTATAACCGTCCCGGATATAGATGATGTGGATCTATACCATTTAAATAAGGACGAGGAGTTTAGCCTTATGGAGAAGTTGGCATCATACCCGGAGGAAATCGGCCAGGCCGCCCTGAGGTTAGAGCCATACCGGCTTACCCATTATGCCCTGGATTTAGCCACACTTTTCCATTCATTTTACACGGTATGCAGGGTAATAGGAGAGGAAGAGGGGGTTATGAAGGCAAGGCTTGTACTCATTGACAGCACAAGAAAGGTGCTGGCCAATGCACTGGCTGTCCTTGGAGTAAGTGCACCTGAGAAGATGTAG
- a CDS encoding ABC transporter ATP-binding protein, which translates to MIHIENMTKIYRMGKVEVRALDGVSIDIEEGEFVAITGPSGSGKSTFMHLLGCLDTPTSGTYILNGSEVSKLRQDKLAEIRNKEIGFVFQEFNLLPRLTALENVELPLIYRGMPVHERRQRAMDALEKVGLANRLNHRPTEMSGGQQQRVAIARALVGDPNIILADEPTGNLDSRSAHEVMDMLKDLNSAGRTVILITHDMSIASEAKRIVRILDGRILSDEVVS; encoded by the coding sequence ATGATACACATTGAGAACATGACCAAGATATACCGTATGGGGAAGGTAGAGGTCAGGGCATTGGACGGGGTCAGTATAGATATTGAAGAGGGCGAGTTTGTGGCCATAACAGGTCCATCCGGCTCAGGAAAGTCGACGTTTATGCATCTTTTGGGATGCCTTGACACCCCTACGTCTGGCACATATATACTAAACGGCAGCGAGGTGTCAAAACTCAGACAGGATAAGCTGGCAGAGATAAGAAACAAGGAGATTGGATTTGTGTTTCAGGAGTTTAATCTTTTACCAAGGCTTACCGCTCTGGAAAATGTAGAGCTCCCGTTGATATACAGGGGTATGCCGGTACACGAGAGGAGACAAAGGGCTATGGATGCCCTGGAAAAAGTTGGCCTGGCCAACAGGCTGAACCACAGGCCCACGGAGATGTCAGGCGGGCAGCAGCAGAGGGTGGCTATAGCCAGGGCCCTTGTGGGGGATCCTAACATCATCCTTGCTGATGAACCCACGGGCAACCTGGACAGTCGTTCTGCCCACGAGGTCATGGATATGTTAAAAGACCTGAACAGTGCAGGCAGGACTGTAATCCTTATAACCCACGACATGAGCATAGCCAGTGAAGCAAAGAGGATTGTACGCATTTTAGACGGCAGGATTTTAAGTGACGAGGTGGTCTCATGA
- a CDS encoding FAD-dependent oxidoreductase — translation MRKTILLFIAIALLVSGCNLNNNAAPKIPRDTSYDVIVIGATPEGIAASVSAARNGLKTLLVETHDRVGGIYTRAGLNTIDMNYGPDKELLTRGIFEEFYKAVGGDSFDIEKAEKVFRNMIAEAGVYLLLDADIGNTIMEGSKITGITINGVDYKGKRFIDATEDADIAAASGVPYTYGQEDIGHPERVMAPTLVYKLKGVDWNGVRRYLNTDSSKDTGANDRSAWGYSEMYRYKPKDPDIMVRGLNMGRQDDGTVLVNSLLIYNVNLLDEESKKNAIEKAREELPAIIEYMHNLPGLEKASLAGVMDELYVRESRHIIGEYRLTIDDVLENRYFDDAVVMGSYPVDIQSFQPGSYGLVMGKPKVYSIPFRCLVPKKVDNLLVIGRSASYDSLASGSARVVPVGMGEGQAAGVASKISIAKDMTFREMTYNGKAIHELQEILKKQGAYIKDYEATPDIVNSPYYPYIKKLRRYGYIHPGYSNDYRLEDAITYNEFISIVNPILADHINGFKWIPNDTNDRPIDGSEIIGLLKKYGIKVSATIPDGPVLYKDAYKILSSLF, via the coding sequence ATGCGAAAGACCATCCTTTTATTTATTGCTATTGCATTGCTAGTATCTGGATGCAATTTAAATAATAATGCCGCACCTAAAATACCAAGAGATACCTCTTATGATGTTATTGTTATAGGTGCAACACCAGAGGGAATAGCTGCCAGTGTATCTGCTGCCCGAAACGGCCTTAAGACCCTTCTGGTGGAGACCCATGACAGGGTTGGCGGTATATATACCAGAGCTGGGCTTAATACTATTGATATGAATTATGGTCCGGATAAAGAGTTGTTGACCCGCGGTATATTTGAAGAGTTTTATAAAGCTGTAGGCGGGGACTCTTTTGACATAGAGAAAGCAGAAAAAGTGTTCAGAAACATGATTGCAGAGGCAGGAGTCTATTTACTTTTAGATGCTGATATAGGCAATACGATAATGGAGGGCAGCAAAATAACAGGAATTACCATAAACGGAGTGGATTATAAAGGCAAGAGGTTTATAGACGCCACTGAGGACGCTGATATTGCTGCGGCATCAGGAGTTCCATACACATATGGACAAGAAGACATAGGCCACCCGGAAAGGGTTATGGCACCAACACTGGTATACAAGCTTAAAGGGGTAGATTGGAATGGTGTGAGACGCTACCTTAATACCGATAGCAGTAAAGATACAGGTGCGAACGACCGCTCTGCCTGGGGATATTCCGAGATGTACAGATATAAGCCCAAAGACCCTGATATTATGGTACGGGGACTCAACATGGGCAGGCAGGACGACGGGACAGTGCTGGTAAATTCCCTCCTTATTTATAATGTTAACCTGCTGGATGAAGAGTCGAAAAAAAATGCCATAGAGAAAGCAAGAGAAGAGCTGCCGGCCATAATAGAGTACATGCATAACCTGCCAGGCCTTGAAAAGGCATCCCTTGCAGGGGTAATGGATGAACTCTATGTCAGGGAATCCAGGCATATAATAGGGGAATACAGGCTTACCATAGATGATGTGCTGGAAAATAGATATTTTGATGATGCTGTGGTTATGGGCAGCTATCCGGTTGATATACAGTCATTTCAACCAGGCAGTTACGGACTGGTGATGGGTAAACCAAAAGTGTATTCAATACCATTCCGCTGCCTTGTGCCTAAAAAAGTGGATAATCTCCTGGTGATAGGAAGAAGTGCATCTTATGACTCCCTTGCCTCTGGTTCGGCCAGGGTTGTTCCGGTGGGGATGGGAGAAGGCCAGGCCGCAGGCGTGGCCTCCAAGATCTCCATAGCTAAAGATATGACATTTCGTGAGATGACCTATAATGGGAAGGCTATACACGAACTCCAGGAAATTCTCAAAAAACAGGGAGCCTATATTAAGGACTATGAGGCTACACCGGATATAGTGAACTCACCTTACTACCCATATATAAAGAAACTGCGCAGGTATGGATATATTCACCCTGGTTATTCCAATGACTACAGGTTAGAGGATGCAATAACATATAATGAATTTATTAGCATAGTCAATCCCATATTGGCAGACCACATAAATGGCTTTAAGTGGATTCCAAATGACACAAATGATAGGCCAATAGATGGCAGTGAAATAATTGGGCTGTTAAAGAAATACGGAATAAAGGTAAGCGCTACAATACCGGATGGACCTGTACTTTATAAGGATGCTTATAAGATACTAAGCTCACTCTTTTAA
- the ypeB gene encoding germination protein YpeB, with translation MKFKKINAVSLIMVAAVIGLGIFGIYQYNQKTFYYRYLNGQYNRAFYQLVDNIENMQVGLSKLQVAEEEEMDIITLTDVHRRAFTAAEAVAQLPIPSVTVENTLRFLNQVGDYSYSLQRKRARGEEFSDTDRKNIAELHKIAGDVSVELQKIQDELVSGKITISDLKSRGGTRLDNISDSLMGARFENVEKSMANLPTLIYDGPFSASLERKVPKGVTGNDIDLKTAEKKAVDFLGVKNVRSVRQYSYVDQPVDGFGIEVIDDENGSSYYLNVTKKGGHVIWMMNSRDVGKVNISTTQAEGYAERFLKRNGFDNMMATYSMKYDNTVVINYAYTKDDIVFYPDLIKVKVALDNGDVLGFEAQNYYMSHTERAVKRPKITESQAEDRISLNLDVKRVRLAIIPLPGGKEVLAYEFTGEYSGNTYYVYINAENGNEEQVLQVIDTEEGKLTM, from the coding sequence ATGAAATTTAAAAAAATTAATGCTGTAAGTCTGATTATGGTGGCTGCCGTTATAGGTCTGGGTATTTTTGGCATATATCAGTATAACCAAAAGACGTTTTATTACCGCTATCTGAACGGGCAGTACAACAGGGCCTTTTATCAACTTGTAGACAATATTGAAAATATGCAGGTTGGCCTTTCAAAACTTCAGGTCGCAGAAGAAGAAGAGATGGACATAATTACACTTACTGACGTACACAGGCGGGCCTTTACGGCGGCCGAGGCCGTTGCCCAATTGCCTATTCCCTCAGTGACCGTGGAAAATACACTGAGGTTTTTAAACCAGGTGGGTGACTATTCGTACAGCCTTCAAAGAAAGAGGGCAAGAGGTGAAGAATTCTCCGATACAGACAGGAAGAACATAGCTGAGCTCCATAAGATAGCAGGTGATGTTTCTGTGGAGTTGCAAAAGATCCAGGATGAGCTGGTGTCGGGGAAGATAACAATAAGTGACTTAAAGAGTAGAGGAGGTACAAGACTGGATAATATTTCTGACAGCCTTATGGGTGCCAGGTTTGAAAATGTAGAGAAGAGTATGGCAAACCTCCCAACATTAATATATGATGGACCGTTTTCTGCCTCCTTAGAGAGAAAGGTGCCAAAGGGTGTAACAGGAAACGATATTGACTTGAAAACAGCAGAAAAAAAAGCTGTGGATTTCCTGGGGGTTAAAAATGTCCGTTCAGTTAGACAGTACAGCTATGTGGACCAACCGGTGGACGGATTTGGGATAGAGGTGATAGATGATGAGAATGGTTCAAGCTACTATCTAAACGTCACCAAAAAGGGTGGCCATGTAATCTGGATGATGAATAGCAGGGATGTCGGCAAGGTTAATATATCCACCACACAGGCTGAAGGCTATGCTGAAAGATTTTTAAAGAGAAACGGATTTGATAATATGATGGCGACATATTCAATGAAGTATGACAATACGGTGGTCATAAACTATGCATATACTAAGGACGATATAGTATTTTACCCGGACCTTATTAAGGTAAAGGTTGCCTTAGATAATGGCGATGTGCTGGGCTTTGAGGCACAGAACTACTACATGTCTCACACGGAAAGGGCTGTAAAGAGACCGAAAATAACAGAAAGCCAAGCGGAAGACAGGATAAGTTTGAATTTAGATGTAAAACGAGTGAGGCTGGCCATAATTCCCTTACCAGGTGGGAAAGAAGTTCTTGCCTATGAATTTACAGGTGAGTATTCCGGAAATACCTATTATGTGTATATTAATGCCGAGAATGGAAATGAAGAGCAGGTCTTACAGGTTATAGATACTGAAGAAGGAAAGCTTACCATGTGA